The region ATATTGAATTTTTAAAAGGATTGATAAAATTGCAAAAAAAACAATTATGAAAAAGTGTTTGTTAATTGGTTTGATGTTAGTTGGGACTAACTTGGGAATGTCTTATGGACAAACGGTAATAGGTGGAGGTAAATTACCAGCCGAAGGTGCTATTTTAGATTTAAAGGACATGGTTGTAGGGGCAGATAACGTGGCTGCAAGTAAAGGATTCTTAATGCCAAGAGTTATGCTAACAGACCTAACTAAGTTAATACCTTTAGTAAAAACAGAAACGCCAGAGAATAAAAAAGAACATATAGGGCTACAGGTATATCACGTTGGTGGAGCTACAAGTACAATAAGTCCTGGTTTGAAAATATGGAATGGAGTAAATTGGGAAGAATTATATAGTTCACCTAAAGGTCAATGGATATATATGCCGCCATTTCCACTTAAGATGTATCTTGATGCTGTTCAGACTATTGATTTGTATGCAGAGTATAGTAAACAGATAAAAGATAAAGCTACATTATGGCAACCCAATGATGTTACTTTTATTATTACAGGATTTGATGCTCTAGCTTTTGCAACAGCTCCTTTGATTCAAACAGATATAAGTGGAGCAATACATAAGCACAATTTAGTATTTAAACCTGCTTTAGGCAAATTAACTGCCTCTTCTTATTTAAATATAATCATTGTTAAAAAGTAAGATATGAGAAAGCATATTGTCTTTATACTTAGCTTGTTATTGTTTTTTATGTCCCATGTTAAAAGTAATGCTCAGTTTCCTTATCAAAGTACTTTAATCTCTGAAAATGACTTTACACAATTCAGTAGCAGTAAAGTAACTTTTGATAAATATGGAGCAACATTAACTCCTGCTACAGGATCTACAACAAGAGGATTCTATTTAAATGATTTAGCATTTACGGTAGATCGTGGGTTTATTATTGAATTTGATTATTTAATGACAGGAGGTTCTGGTTTTGCAGATGGTTTAGCCTTAGTGTTGTTTGACGGGGTCGTAACTAGTCCTAAAATGGGATCTGATGGATCAGGACTTGGTTATTCATATAAAACACCTGGGAGCTCTTCTAACGTTGGTTTGACAAAAGGTTTCTTAGCTGTTGGTGTTGATTTATGGGGAGCATTTAAATATCGAAGAGATGTAGGTAACGAGTATAGAAATGGAATCAGAAAAGGTGTTAGTAACAGCACCTTAGAAAATGGTGATCCAGAGGCTAAAAATCACATTACTATTAGAGGTCAAGCCGGACCAAATGATCAGGCTGGGTATCCTGTGTTAATTTCACAAAGTACTACAAATATGGAATCAAGAACAATGCTTAATTTCACTAATGGATTATATGATACAAAACCACAGGCTCCTCAAGATACACCTTTTTCATTTAAATTAAGAGAAAATACACAAGGAAATGAGAATGATATTGATGCTTCTTTTGGACATGACTCGTATCGTAGAGTGGAGATTTCAATGCTGCCTGGAAAAAAAGGAAATAATGTTGATGGGTATTATATGTCAGTGTATATAGTACATAAAAATGAAAGAAGTCGTGTTATAAATGATTATTTCCTACCCAATAATGTTGAGATAAACTATATGGAAGCTATAGGTAGTTCAGAGAGTAGTAATCAACTAAGATCAATGGTTATGAAGGCACCTAAAACTTTTAAGATAGGTTTTGCAGCCTCAACAGGAGGATATAATCAAAAACATATAGTAAGAAATCTAAGTCTATATATGCCATTTTCACCATCTGTAAAAGATTTATTTGTTGATAATGTATGTAGAGATGTACCAATTGAACTTGATGTTTTAGCAAATAGTGTTGGATTTGATAACAATAAGTATAACGGACAAGGAGACATTCACTTATTGGGAAAAGAAGAGTTTTTAGACACGTATAGTTTCCAGTTTAGAACTTTAGTTAATGGACTTTACGAGGATACTGCACAGCCTTATATAGCAGTAACAGACAATGGTACATATGAGTATAATCCTGTTACACACAAAATGATTTTTGTTCCAAAAAAGGGAGGAGTTACTGTTAATTTTGATCAGGTGTATTTTACAATACGTAACAAAGAAAAAATACTTGAGAATAATGTGAATTTAGGAAGTGAACAATTTAGATCAAATACAGCTACTGTAAGATTAAACTTTGGCTATAAATGTAATGATGTATTAATGGTTAATGGTAACTCTATTTAATTATGAAAGAATTTAAAATATTTTATTGTAAGAGTATCCAGTGTGGTATAGTAGTTTTTTTTCTTTTTTTTAGTCAAGTTTTTCAAGGACAAAATAACTTTCCATATTTTAATTCAGGACAAAGTAATGTTGGTTTTAAAATTTTAGGAGAAAGTACCAACGATGCACCTTCCCCTGGTTTGATTACTTTTACTAAAGATGGAATAAAACTTGTAGATAATCTTAAACAGTATGCAGGAGTTTCTTTAGATAATCTTAATTTTACAACAGATAAAGGATTTATTTTGGAATTTGAATTTGGAATGGATCTTGGTTCTGCTTCACCTCGTTATGGAGATGGTATTGCTATGGTATTGTATGATGCAACAGCACTTGATCCAAAAATGGGAGTTAAAGGTGGAGGGTTGGGATATGCTCATATAAGAGATGGTAGTTCTGCCGGTGGAAGACAGGGATTTTCTAAAGGATTTTTAGGCTTAGGTTTAGATTTATTTGGAAACTATAAGAATAAAATGACAAATAGTGACGAGATTAGAAATGGTATTATTAATGATGATAGTAAAGGTGATTATGTTGTATTAAGGGGACCTTATAATTCAAGTGTACCTTTAGAGGGATATCCTGTGCTTTTTGCTGTAAACACTAAAGAAAACCTTAATTACTATTTAAATAGAACCACAGGTGCTGTAGAAACTAGACAACGTGGTTTTGAGGGACAACGTTTTGATATTAGAAGTAATAAGGCTAATGTAGGATTAGGTGATTCAGGCTATCGTAAAGCTATGATTTCGCTTGTGCCTGGTAGAGATGATGTAGGAGGAGAAGATGGCTTTTTTATTTCTGTTGATATATTTAATGGTAATTTTAAATCTGTTGTGGTAAAGAATTATTTTTTACCAAGAGTTGGGAAAATAAATTATACTGAACAATTAGGAACAAGTTCAACTAGTAGTAGAAGTATGGATATTGTTGTGCCATCAAGTTTAAAAATGGCTTTTACTGGTTCTACTGGAGGGGCATCAATACGAGCTTATATTCGTAATATATCCTTGAGCTTACCATTCTCGCCTGTAGCTAACGATATTAGCATTCAGGGTGTTGTAATTGATAGACCAACTACAATTAAAGCGCTTTATGGATCATATGGATATAATTCAAATGTTTATTCCGTTTTAAATCCGCCAATTAAATCTATACTGTATCTGGATAATACATCTTTTAGGTTTAAGAGAATGGATCCTTTAAGTAAGGAGCTTGTAAATTCACCTAATCCTTATATTTTAGTTGAACCTGGAGTTGGAGTCTTTAATTATGATTCTACCTCAGGTGAAGTTATGTTTTCACCCGAAGCAGGATTTCAAGGAACAGTTCCTTACACATTCCATTTCGATATAAAAAATAAGAAGCCTGCTACCGGAGTGGATATAAGTACAGATGAATATAGATCAAGAGTAGCTTCTGTTACTTTGAATTTTGTGAAGCCTGGTACATTTGATGCATACCCTACTATAATAGTAAATAAAGGGCTTAAAAATGTAAAGGAGAAACCTTAATAAATTTCTTTAAAATAATAAAAAAGCAACAAGATCAATTTTATCTTGTTGCTTTTTTATTTATCCTACATTGTAGGAAGTGATAAGAGAAATGTAGTAAACTTTTAAATTGATAAAAGGCTACTAAAAAGATTTGAAGACTGTATTTTATTTTTTTTGATAGAATGGATATTAAGCTAACAAGTAGAATTATTTAACCTATAGGAATGTTATAATTGTTTATATTTCATTAAAAGACAAATAATCCATATTGTTTAAGTTATTGGTATGTAATCTTGTAATATTTAGGTGATTTATTTTATATTATTTTTCTTAAAGAGATAATCGTTTAAATAAATTTAGGGCATAAAAAATCCCTAGGTTTTATCTTACCAATAGTAATAAAAACCTAAGGATTACCTAGGTTAAACAGTAAAATGAAATACCTAGGGGATCAAAAGTACAAAATTATATATTTTTAGGGAGTTGATTATCAATACTCTGCTTGTCTTTTTTACTCATCATAAGATTACCCAATCTGTTGATGTACACCCGGGTTTTCAGAGTACGCGTTCTACCATAGTGGTGGAATAAAACATATAGTAATACCCCTATACCCGCAATATTAATATAACCATATACCGTCTTGGTTGCTGCTAGTACCCCGTTTAGTTGAACCAGAGACAGGCTAATGCCAGATTCGGATCTTAGTAATATAACATCGTCTAAATATATCGCTAAGTTGTTTAGACTTTGGATTTGGAACTGATATTGTATCCAGCTGTATAGTGCACTAAACATCCCTACAGCGATGAATGTACGCCATAGAATAGCAAACCCGATAAGTCCTAACATACTAGCTAAGTCTAGTTTGTCTAAGGTGTAATACCATGTGGTGATAAAGATAACTCCCATTCCATATCCTTTAAAGAAGATTGGTAGATACCACATCGAATAGCTGAATTCTGTAACCAAGCTAAGGTACATCATGATGCTATAGATAAGGAATGCTGAGAATCCAGAGAAGATAAGCATGCGCATTGGAATCTGGTTTTTATACCAATAGTAACATACAACAGCGGCTGTAATAAGTCCTGGTATTAGTAATAAGTTTAATGAGGCATTGATCATAGGATTGTATCCTAATATTGCTACTGCAAAGATATTCTGTATCGTAGCAGTAGCCAGGTACATACCCAGGCACAACAGCATGATGGTACCGTGTCTTACATTATTTTTCTTAAAAGCATTTAAGGGTAAAAAGGGTCTTTTAATTAACTGCTGGCGAATGACAAAAATAAATAGGAGAATGCCAAATAGCAATGAAGCATCTCTTATGATTTCTGAATCAAACCAAGCTTGTTGTTTGCCAAAGGCTAGGATATAGGCTAAGGTTAAAAATGTCACATTGAATAAAATAATACTAATCCAATCAATGTAAATAAAGGGAACCTTGCGCATAAAGCGTTGATTGTGCTGAAATATAATACAGATTAAGGCTGCTCCAAAGCACATAATTGCTAGGTTCATATAGCTAATCTGCCAGCTGTATAGAAAGCTAATCTTGGCTACAAAGTAACCTGATAATTGGGTGATAACTAGTAGGGCAGAGTAGTAGATACTATAAAATATACCTCTGTTACCACCTCTGCTTAAAATCATCATAAGGGGTAATACTACCTCCATCATTCCCATCATTTTAAATACTCCAATAAGATAAGAACAGGCAATAATGATATAGGGTTGATCTGTGGTAGATTGTACCAAATATAATAGCCCACACATCGTTAGTGAGGTTACAAGAAGCTGTTTTGTTCTGAATCGCGCTTTGATTCTAACAATAAGAGGCATGACTGTACCCAGACCTATGGCATAGGCATAATTAGCCCATAGGTAGTATTCGGTTGATGCTCCAGTACTACCTACGATATTGGTTATATTAGTGGTATATATTCCACTAATACTACAGAACACAGCTGCTATGATTACAATGAGTAATAGCATGACTGGCTTGGGTACCCATTGGTGAAATAATCCTTTGTTATACATTTTTGTTTTTTTTTATTTTGTTTTTTTGCAGAAGATTATACTACTTTTGATAGGTAATACTTCCTAGTTCACAGTTAACTATTTTAAAACTCACAATGAACTATTAAAGTTGAGTAAAAACCGTTAATGATTAATTAGCCAGTTGTATATTCATATTCATCCCAGCTTTAAGGCTAGAGATGTTTTCTATATCATTGGTATTGGTAAATTCGATACGTACAGGGATACGCTGTTGTACTTTGACAAAATTACCAGTAGAGTTATCTGTAGGCATACTAGAATATCTAGAACCTGTAGCAGCAGAGATAGCTGTTACTTTTCCTTGAAAGCGTATTCCTTTTACAGCATCAGCTGTCATATTGATAATACTACCTATCTGGATATTGTTCATTTGTGATTCTAAAAAGTTAGCTGTTACCCATTTCTCATTATCTTTTACAATAGTTGTGATTTGCTGGCTAGGCAACAGTAGTTGTCCTTCGCTGATTAGTCTTCGTCCCATCACGCCGTTATAAGGAGCTGTAATCACAGTATACGACAGATTTAGTTTAGCCATATCTAGCATTGCTTTTGTACGCTTGATATCTGCTTCATTTAGAGCAAGACGAGTTTCTATCTCTGATACAGAAAGCTTGGTTGTATTTTGTTGTTTTATTAAACTCTCATAAGCAGATTTAGCAGCTTGGTACTCTGTTTTTACTTGATCATATTGTTGTTGAGTAACAGCCTCAGCTTGTAGTAAATTCTCGTATCTTTTATTGTTTTGTTCGGCGTTCCACAGTCTTGCTTTAGCACCTTCTATATTAGAGCTAAATACCCCGATATTATTTGATGCTGTATGGATAGAAGAGTTAGTTACATTCTTAGCAGCTAAGGCACTTAAGTAGGCTGCTTCAGCTTGTTCTACTTGAGTGATGATTTCTCTATTATCAAGAATAATAAGCGTATCTCCTTTTTTGACTTGCTGGTGTTCGATGAACTTAATGTCTTTAATATAAGCAGATACACGCGTATTGATTGGGTTGATGTATTCTTCTACCTGTGCAGATTCAGTGTAGTCCTTATCGTTGATGTGAAAGTATTTTGTCAATAACCAGAAGAAAGCGATTCCTATTATTGCAAATGTTAGGGTGTTGACTAAGAGTATCTTTGTTTTCTTTTTTTTGTCTTCTTTAGCCTTGCTTTGCTTTGCTTCTTCTTGTGAAGTTTTATCATTATTAACTTGCTCTACTGGAGCCTGAATAGGTTGTTCTAGAGTTGTATTTTCTTTGTTTTCCATTGTTTTTTTTGTGAAGTTGTTGTTGTGCCTATAACCTACCTTTTAGGTAGGCATTTAACCACCCCTTTCAAGAAGGAGAATAGTAGCCCTGCATAGACGTATTGTATAGGTATATGATTGATAAATAGTAACTTGTACTCCTTTAGAGGGTTGCCCGAAGAGCGGGGTTATTCTACCCATAATTTATATCACATCATATAAGTACATTATGCTGAAGGCACAAATTCTTAATTTATTAAAGTGTTCCCGTTGACTTAAGCAGATTATAATATTGGTATAATACGTTTATTTCGGCATTAGCGTACTGAAGTTCCGCTTCTAGTTTTGCATTAGTCGCATCAGTCATTTCGGCCTGTATAGCTAATTGGTTTAGGTATTTGGCTTCTATGATTTTGTAATTTTCCTGGGCGAGTTGCTGACTTTTCTTTAATAGATTAGCGTTCTGTATAGCCTCATCGTATTTCGTATAAGCAGCATTGACTCCCATTTCTAATTGTTGCTCTACAAGGATGAATGTTTCTTCAGCTTTGTCTTTTTGAAGTTTCTCTAATTTGACTTTTTTAGGAGTCTTGTATAAATTATCAATATTATAAGTCAGAGATACTCCTACTTGCCAAGCATTAGAATACATATCCATCACAGGATTCGACGTTGTAATTGGTCTGGTCATATTATACCCACCTACTGCAGCTAGCCCAGGATACTTATCTGTATTAGCAATCTCTATCTTTTTTTGTGCTGCTTCAACACCTTTTTCTACTCTTTGTATCATAGGGTGTTGTGTATAAGCAAGGTTTAAGTAATAATTATAGTCACCATCTAGAGCCCTGTGAACAAGAGCTTCATTAGGTGTTATTTTAGCTGAAGTGGGTAATCCCAGTGCGATTGTCAAATTATAATTGAGAATCGATAGATTGTTATCTACACTTAACAAGGCTTGATCTATGTTTTGTAAAGCAAGTTCTCCTCTAATTACCTCGTTACGGGTCATCATCCCTTGTTTATAAAATCGATTTACGTTCTCTAGCCTAATCTGAGCTAATCTTTTATTGTTTTGATAAACCAGTTCTTGATGAATTAGTTTATATACATCTAAGTAGTTAGAGATAACTAAGAATTTTATGCTTTGTTGATCTTCTACAAGATCAAGAGAGGCAAGTTGTTCACCTATTTCAGCGAGTTCTATATTCTTGTTAATCGCTCCACCTTTATATAGTAATTCAGATGCCTGTATTGCATAGCTATTGCCAAAGTGAGGCATATCTTTGGTCATGACTTTACTGAAATCTGGGTCTAATATAAGTGCATCTCCGATATAGGAGGCATTGGCAGTGAATACAAGATTAGGTAGGCGTTGTTGTTTAAGTAATTGAGTTTGCCCCTGGCTAATGTTTTTGTTTAGAGATGTGACTTTTAACTGTTGATGATTCTGCATCGCTAAATTCACAGCTTGCTCTATACTAAGTGTTTGATCGCTTACTTGACTATATATTGAAGTATATGAGAGTAGTAGTAAGCCTAATCCACAAAAGTATTTGTGAATATTTCTTTTCATTTTATTTGTACTTTATACAGGCAAAGTTAGCTCAGTAGCACATGGTATAAAATGATTAAGAATATCAAAAAAGATGTTTAAAAGTATTATTTTATAATTTAAACATCTTTCTATACTGGGTTGGGCTATTTCCTTGATGCTTTTTAAAGAAATGGGCAAAGGCGTACTGGTCACTAAATTGTAGTTTGGTGGCTAATTGTTTGATAGGTAAAGTGGTAGTTGACAGCTGGGCTTTAGCTTCGTTAAATATAAACTCATTGATAATCTCTAAGGGTGTTTTACCAGAAGTTTGCTTGACTACCGTACTTAAATGCCTAATAGAGAGTTGTAGTTTATCTGCATAGAACTCAACAGACTTTGTCTCTAGGTAATAATCAGAGACCAGCATCACAAATTTATAGGTGATTTTTTGTTGTGAAGTCATCTGATTAATCGAGTCTTCACTTCTAGGTGTGGCAATGCTCACAAGGTGATATAGTATAATATTAAAGTAATTCTCTATAATGTATTGTGAATACTCGATTTGGTCTGTGCGTTCTAGGTAATAACTCAGTGATTCTACATTGGTCCAGAAGATATCCAGCTCTTGTTTTGTGATGTGAAAATTGCGTTGTAACTGTGTTTTTAGATCGCGGTATACCTTTAAACGGTGTAGCTTAAAAGAGGCAGTTTCTAAAAAGTTGCGATCATAGCTTAATAAACGCAATTCTGCATCTGGTGTAATATCTAGGATTTCGTATACATACTTGACATCGATAAGAAAAATAGAGTTTTCGATAATCTGAAATTCATTAATCTGTTCACGAACTCTAAGTGTTCCTTTTTTGACAAATAGAAAAGAGGAGCGGGTAGGCCTGTAAGGATGTCCAAAGTTGGCTTGATCAAAAATATTTTGTTGATCAAAGATTTGTACATGTATAAATGAAGAATTAGCAGTCTGTATATTTCCTTGAAGCATAAGGATGGTTTTATAGGTGCAAGATAATCAAAAAATAAAGCTAGACTATACCCTCTTGATAAAAGGATAATCAATAGGCATAAGACACAAATGTTTTTAGTTGTATTAAATACAGGTTACCCTAAGGTAACCCCTATTGCTGCTAGAGTCTTTTTTTGATACCAGGTAAGAGATAACTTTGCCGTATTAATTTTTAAAAAAGAAAAAATGAGAGGACATAACAAATTAAATATGCAGTTAATCTATGCAGCGGTGTTATTTTTATTTAGCATCACTAGCTGAGCTCAATATAACTACTACAGTGTTTTAGTAGGAGATATTAAAGTTACAGCCCTTAGTGATGGTAGTGTGGATATAGATGTTGATAATTTATTTGAGCCTTCAGCCAAGGTTAAACCAAGTGATTTAACCTTTAAGGCTTATCTACAAAATCCGGTAGAGGTGAGTATAAACGCTTATTTAATTCAGTATCAAGACAAGAATATTCTAGTGGACACAGGCGCTGGTGAGTTATTTGGCTCTAATGCTGGAAAATTGCTACAAACCTTAAAGCAATATGGTTTAACCCCTGACCAAATTACAGATATATTAATAACTCATATTCACCTTGATCATGTTGGGGGGCTAGTTATTAATAATAGTATAGTGTATCCTAAGGCTATAATACATGTAAATGAAGTAGAATTAGATTCTTGGACAAAGACCATCGATGAGAGTAAAAACCAAAATATTGCAAGTAAAGAACAACAAAAAATTGCTGAGGATGTTCAAAGGGTAGTTTTAACTTGTTTTAAAGCAAATCAGATTAAAACCTTTAAAAATGCCCCAGGTAATTTACTACCCAATATACAGGTTTTACCAACAGTGGGACATACCCCAGGACATACTGTTTTTGTTTTAACAAGCAATAAAGAAAGTATGTACTTTTGGGGAGATTTAATACATGTGGAAAGTGTGCAGTTTCAAGATCCTTTTATGACCAACCATTTTGATCAAGACATGCAATTAGCCAAGCAAGTCCGAGATAGCTTCTACCACAATATGGCAGAAGCTCAAAGCTTAATCGCGGCAGCACATCAATCATTTCCAGGTATTGGTAGAATACAAAAAAAGCAAAAGAAATATAGATGGATACCAGTGCCATTTAGTGTTATAGGAAGAACAAAATAAAAAAGCAAGGGAGGTTTTCTGTTTTAAGAAAAGCCTCCCTTTTTTTGATTTAATGTAACTCTCTTAAGTTATATCTTGTGTATGTTTTTCTAAAAATCAATCAAATTCAGTCTTATAATCAGTGGTGTTGTATTTCTGATTCCAAAGAGTGAGTTGGTTTAAAATCTTTAAAAGCTCAATTCCCTTTTGGGTTAAAGTATATTCAACTTTTAAAGACACCTGATTATATTCTTGTCGAGTAATGATTTTATCTTCTACAAGTTCTTTTAGCTGTTGAGTTAATACTTTTTTAGAGATTATTTCTATTCGAGCAAAGATTTCACCAAAACGCAATGTTTTAAGTCCGATTGCATAGATAATTATTGGTTTCCACTTTGTGCCAATGGTAGCCATTGTTCGTGTCATTGGACAATTATGACAAATAAAGATATCTTTTTTCATGATGATTATTTCCTAGGGCAAGAAGATAAGAATAAAAATGGATAAACCTAGGATGATTTTAGGTAGACTTTAAATAATATAATTTATTGTTAATGATTATTTAATTGTGATCGATACATTAAACTATACTTTTAGCCTATATTAAATACAGACATAAGATGACACTATCAAGAGATCAATGGATTGATACTAATTATTATAAGTATTGGGATATATTATATCATTTATCATGTAATATTACCAGAGATGAGGCTCTATCGGCAGATGTGGTGCAGGAAGTCTTTGTTAATATTTGGAATAATTATAGCAACTTAACTATAGATACACCTAAGGCTTATTTAATCCAATCTGTTCGCAATAAAAGCTTAAAAGCCATTAGTTTAAAAGACTTTAATACTGTCCAGTTAGAACAGGTTTATAATGCACTTGTGGATAATGAGGTTTTAACCAAAGAGGAAGAGTTTTTGTACAAAGAACAACTACTAAGTATGATATATAGTAAAGCACAGGAAGTATTACCTCAGAAGTGTTACCAGATATTTATTTTACGTTATAGCAATAGGCTTAGTTATAAAGAAATTGCTACAAGACTTGGAATATCTGAAAGTACAGTAGATAATCAGATTAGTAAAGCTTTAAAGAGTATAAAAACGACTCTTCCCTATACAGTAGATTATGTAATTATAATAGGTTACTTAATGGGGATAAAGTAGTGTTACCTAATTGTTACCTGTATTAACAATAGGTTAAGTGTTAGTTTTTGCATAGGGGATTGTAAAAAAAGAAGCCTCTTACTTATGTAAGACAATCTTAAAAGTATGCAAAATAAGTTTAAACATCTTTTACATAAGTATTTATTAGGTACCGCCAGTTTAAAAGAAAACAAGGTAGTGGAAGACTTTTCTGACAACTTACAGAAAAGACCGCTTATAGATCTAAAGGCTATACAAAGCAATAGTAAGCTTAGAGGTTCTATATATAGTAAGATAAAGCAGAAAACTAGAGAACGAAAAAGAAACAGGAATCATCGTTTATTACTGATTAGTTCTTCTTTTTTATTAGTAGCTAGCT is a window of Myroides oncorhynchi DNA encoding:
- a CDS encoding winged helix-turn-helix transcriptional regulator, translated to MKKDIFICHNCPMTRTMATIGTKWKPIIIYAIGLKTLRFGEIFARIEIISKKVLTQQLKELVEDKIITRQEYNQVSLKVEYTLTQKGIELLKILNQLTLWNQKYNTTDYKTEFD
- a CDS encoding TolC family protein, whose translation is MKRNIHKYFCGLGLLLLSYTSIYSQVSDQTLSIEQAVNLAMQNHQQLKVTSLNKNISQGQTQLLKQQRLPNLVFTANASYIGDALILDPDFSKVMTKDMPHFGNSYAIQASELLYKGGAINKNIELAEIGEQLASLDLVEDQQSIKFLVISNYLDVYKLIHQELVYQNNKRLAQIRLENVNRFYKQGMMTRNEVIRGELALQNIDQALLSVDNNLSILNYNLTIALGLPTSAKITPNEALVHRALDGDYNYYLNLAYTQHPMIQRVEKGVEAAQKKIEIANTDKYPGLAAVGGYNMTRPITTSNPVMDMYSNAWQVGVSLTYNIDNLYKTPKKVKLEKLQKDKAEETFILVEQQLEMGVNAAYTKYDEAIQNANLLKKSQQLAQENYKIIEAKYLNQLAIQAEMTDATNAKLEAELQYANAEINVLYQYYNLLKSTGTL
- a CDS encoding sigma-70 family RNA polymerase sigma factor, whose amino-acid sequence is MTLSRDQWIDTNYYKYWDILYHLSCNITRDEALSADVVQEVFVNIWNNYSNLTIDTPKAYLIQSVRNKSLKAISLKDFNTVQLEQVYNALVDNEVLTKEEEFLYKEQLLSMIYSKAQEVLPQKCYQIFILRYSNRLSYKEIATRLGISESTVDNQISKALKSIKTTLPYTVDYVIIIGYLMGIK
- a CDS encoding MBL fold metallo-hydrolase → MDIDVDNLFEPSAKVKPSDLTFKAYLQNPVEVSINAYLIQYQDKNILVDTGAGELFGSNAGKLLQTLKQYGLTPDQITDILITHIHLDHVGGLVINNSIVYPKAIIHVNEVELDSWTKTIDESKNQNIASKEQQKIAEDVQRVVLTCFKANQIKTFKNAPGNLLPNIQVLPTVGHTPGHTVFVLTSNKESMYFWGDLIHVESVQFQDPFMTNHFDQDMQLAKQVRDSFYHNMAEAQSLIAAAHQSFPGIGRIQKKQKKYRWIPVPFSVIGRTK
- a CDS encoding HlyD family secretion protein gives rise to the protein MENKENTTLEQPIQAPVEQVNNDKTSQEEAKQSKAKEDKKKKTKILLVNTLTFAIIGIAFFWLLTKYFHINDKDYTESAQVEEYINPINTRVSAYIKDIKFIEHQQVKKGDTLIILDNREIITQVEQAEAAYLSALAAKNVTNSSIHTASNNIGVFSSNIEGAKARLWNAEQNNKRYENLLQAEAVTQQQYDQVKTEYQAAKSAYESLIKQQNTTKLSVSEIETRLALNEADIKRTKAMLDMAKLNLSYTVITAPYNGVMGRRLISEGQLLLPSQQITTIVKDNEKWVTANFLESQMNNIQIGSIINMTADAVKGIRFQGKVTAISAATGSRYSSMPTDNSTGNFVKVQQRIPVRIEFTNTNDIENISSLKAGMNMNIQLAN
- a CDS encoding helix-turn-helix domain-containing protein, producing the protein MLQGNIQTANSSFIHVQIFDQQNIFDQANFGHPYRPTRSSFLFVKKGTLRVREQINEFQIIENSIFLIDVKYVYEILDITPDAELRLLSYDRNFLETASFKLHRLKVYRDLKTQLQRNFHITKQELDIFWTNVESLSYYLERTDQIEYSQYIIENYFNIILYHLVSIATPRSEDSINQMTSQQKITYKFVMLVSDYYLETKSVEFYADKLQLSIRHLSTVVKQTSGKTPLEIINEFIFNEAKAQLSTTTLPIKQLATKLQFSDQYAFAHFFKKHQGNSPTQYRKMFKL
- a CDS encoding lectin-like domain-containing protein, with protein sequence MKEFKIFYCKSIQCGIVVFFLFFSQVFQGQNNFPYFNSGQSNVGFKILGESTNDAPSPGLITFTKDGIKLVDNLKQYAGVSLDNLNFTTDKGFILEFEFGMDLGSASPRYGDGIAMVLYDATALDPKMGVKGGGLGYAHIRDGSSAGGRQGFSKGFLGLGLDLFGNYKNKMTNSDEIRNGIINDDSKGDYVVLRGPYNSSVPLEGYPVLFAVNTKENLNYYLNRTTGAVETRQRGFEGQRFDIRSNKANVGLGDSGYRKAMISLVPGRDDVGGEDGFFISVDIFNGNFKSVVVKNYFLPRVGKINYTEQLGTSSTSSRSMDIVVPSSLKMAFTGSTGGASIRAYIRNISLSLPFSPVANDISIQGVVIDRPTTIKALYGSYGYNSNVYSVLNPPIKSILYLDNTSFRFKRMDPLSKELVNSPNPYILVEPGVGVFNYDSTSGEVMFSPEAGFQGTVPYTFHFDIKNKKPATGVDISTDEYRSRVASVTLNFVKPGTFDAYPTIIVNKGLKNVKEKP
- a CDS encoding MFS transporter codes for the protein MYNKGLFHQWVPKPVMLLLIVIIAAVFCSISGIYTTNITNIVGSTGASTEYYLWANYAYAIGLGTVMPLIVRIKARFRTKQLLVTSLTMCGLLYLVQSTTDQPYIIIACSYLIGVFKMMGMMEVVLPLMMILSRGGNRGIFYSIYYSALLVITQLSGYFVAKISFLYSWQISYMNLAIMCFGAALICIIFQHNQRFMRKVPFIYIDWISIILFNVTFLTLAYILAFGKQQAWFDSEIIRDASLLFGILLFIFVIRQQLIKRPFLPLNAFKKNNVRHGTIMLLCLGMYLATATIQNIFAVAILGYNPMINASLNLLLIPGLITAAVVCYYWYKNQIPMRMLIFSGFSAFLIYSIMMYLSLVTEFSYSMWYLPIFFKGYGMGVIFITTWYYTLDKLDLASMLGLIGFAILWRTFIAVGMFSALYSWIQYQFQIQSLNNLAIYLDDVILLRSESGISLSLVQLNGVLAATKTVYGYINIAGIGVLLYVLFHHYGRTRTLKTRVYINRLGNLMMSKKDKQSIDNQLPKNI